A section of the Rhodobacteraceae bacterium M382 genome encodes:
- a CDS encoding twin-arginine translocase TatA/TatE family subunit — protein MLNNIGLPGILLIAVVVLVLFGRGKISSLMGEVGKGITSFKKGINEGSKELEEDMTEEVKDVTSETDPESGKDKA, from the coding sequence ATGCTTAACAATATCGGTCTTCCCGGCATCCTGCTGATTGCTGTTGTGGTTCTGGTCCTGTTCGGACGGGGCAAGATCAGCTCGCTGATGGGCGAAGTCGGCAAAGGCATCACATCGTTCAAGAAGGGCATCAACGAAGGCTCCAAGGAGCTGGAAGAAGATATGACCGAAGAGGTCAAAGACGTGACTTCGGAAACCGACCCCGAATCTGGCAAAGACAAGGCATAA
- a CDS encoding ribonuclease J: MSSERLIYLPLGGAGEIGMNAYVYGYGKPGKERLILVDLGVAFPDMDTTPGVDLIFADMTWLKERADRLDAVFITHAHEDHVGALGLLYSALNVPVHARAFTANIARRKLEDKGQVADAVVTASPWPETVQAGPFKVGFVPISHSIPESSALVIDTPAGRILHSGDFKIDTDPGVGEAFDADLFADLGETGVKALICDSTNVFSRAPGRSEAELPGEITRLVGEAKGMVVATTFASNVARVRTLARAGERAGRSVVLLGRAMRRMIEASEATGVLSDFPKVISPEEAQDIPRNNVMLIVTGSQGERRAASAQLARGKYRGLEMKEGDLFLFSSKTIPGNEKGVIRIMNQLSEKGVDVVDDSSGLYHVSGHANRPDLEQMHELVKPEMLIPMHGEHRHLREHARLGESKGLTSAVVVNGMMMDLTADGPVVAEYIDTGRTYLDGSVQIGAMDGVVRDRIRMALNGHVLVTVILDESDEPLGEPWCDIKGVPETGSSKAAVVEILEEDLNQFLMRAGSKTLSDDDKLEEALRRIVRQSAQNEIGRKPEVTVVISRMR; the protein is encoded by the coding sequence ATGAGCAGCGAACGATTGATTTATCTGCCCTTGGGCGGCGCCGGCGAGATCGGCATGAACGCCTATGTCTACGGGTATGGTAAACCGGGCAAAGAACGCCTGATCCTGGTGGATCTGGGCGTGGCTTTTCCGGATATGGACACAACACCCGGTGTGGATCTGATCTTTGCCGATATGACGTGGCTAAAGGAACGCGCCGACCGGTTGGACGCGGTGTTCATCACCCACGCCCATGAGGACCACGTCGGGGCCCTGGGATTGCTGTACAGCGCGTTGAACGTGCCGGTGCACGCCCGCGCCTTTACCGCCAATATCGCCCGGCGCAAGTTGGAGGACAAAGGCCAGGTCGCCGACGCGGTGGTGACGGCGTCGCCCTGGCCGGAAACCGTGCAGGCGGGCCCGTTCAAGGTCGGCTTTGTGCCGATTTCACATTCGATCCCAGAAAGCTCGGCTCTGGTGATCGACACGCCCGCAGGACGGATCCTGCATTCGGGTGATTTCAAGATCGACACCGACCCCGGAGTGGGGGAAGCGTTTGATGCAGATCTGTTTGCGGACCTGGGCGAAACCGGGGTCAAGGCGTTGATCTGTGATTCGACCAATGTGTTCTCGCGCGCACCAGGGCGGTCCGAGGCCGAATTGCCCGGCGAGATCACCCGCCTTGTGGGCGAGGCCAAGGGTATGGTGGTCGCGACCACATTTGCGTCCAACGTGGCACGGGTGCGCACATTGGCGCGGGCAGGCGAGCGGGCCGGGCGATCCGTTGTTCTGCTGGGCCGCGCAATGCGCCGGATGATCGAAGCATCAGAGGCCACCGGGGTTCTGTCGGATTTCCCCAAAGTGATCAGCCCCGAAGAGGCCCAGGACATTCCGCGCAACAACGTCATGCTGATCGTGACTGGCAGCCAGGGCGAACGTCGTGCGGCGTCGGCGCAATTGGCCCGCGGCAAATACCGTGGTCTGGAGATGAAGGAGGGGGATTTGTTCCTGTTCTCGTCAAAAACCATTCCGGGCAACGAAAAAGGCGTGATCCGGATCATGAACCAGCTCAGCGAAAAGGGCGTCGATGTGGTGGATGACAGTTCAGGGCTGTATCACGTGTCAGGCCATGCCAATCGCCCGGATCTGGAGCAGATGCACGAGCTGGTGAAGCCCGAGATGCTGATCCCGATGCACGGCGAACACCGGCATCTGCGTGAACATGCGCGTTTGGGCGAGTCCAAGGGGCTGACCAGCGCGGTCGTGGTCAATGGCATGATGATGGATCTGACAGCGGATGGCCCTGTTGTCGCCGAATACATCGACACCGGGCGCACCTATCTGGATGGAAGCGTGCAGATCGGGGCCATGGATGGGGTCGTGCGCGATCGGATCCGCATGGCGCTGAACGGTCATGTGCTGGTAACTGTGATCCTGGATGAATCGGATGAACCTTTGGGCGAGCCTTGGTGTGATATCAAGGGGGTGCCGGAAACCGGAAGTTCAAAGGCTGCGGTGGTGGAAATTCTGGAGGAGGACCTGAATCAATTCTTGATGCGGGCCGGTTCCAAGACGCTGAGCGATGACGATAAGCTGGAAGAGGCGCTGCGCCGCATTGTGCGCCAGAGCGCCCAGAATGAAATCGGGCGCAAGCCCGAAGTCACTGTGGTGATCAGCCGGATGCGTTGA
- a CDS encoding BrnA antitoxin family protein, giving the protein MNKRGDAMVNRKQARNEMLHELEALQQGLASDWLDKSLPDEWHGLDTRHGALRDRTRVTIRLDTDMVRWFRKLGPGYGARINQVLRIYWTALMCGHIQAHQYDDTLPRLMAEAQRALRGVGR; this is encoded by the coding sequence ATGAACAAGAGAGGTGATGCCATGGTCAACCGCAAACAGGCCCGAAACGAAATGCTGCACGAGCTGGAAGCGCTGCAACAGGGGCTGGCCAGCGATTGGTTGGACAAAAGTCTGCCGGATGAATGGCACGGGCTGGACACAAGACATGGGGCGCTGCGCGACAGAACCCGGGTGACCATCCGGTTGGACACGGACATGGTGCGCTGGTTCCGCAAGCTGGGACCGGGGTATGGCGCGCGGATCAACCAGGTGCTGCGGATCTATTGGACGGCGTTGATGTGCGGCCATATCCAGGCCCATCAATACGACGACACGCTGCCCCGGCTGATGGCCGAGGCCCAGCGGGCGCTGCGCGGCGTCGGGCGTTAG
- a CDS encoding Hint domain-containing protein, with protein MDELDLDDIYQLRSGISADRLSLMARLDNSFGIAADSEAGTAGNALHLDCTLSFMSPDGSTTDILLLVEVDLDGLIVGLHLLPLVPLVAQTEYTLLKTSRESARRKFAELASVSFTRGTRITLASGAQIPIEELTVGDRVLTRDDGVQPIRWIGQNTVRATGAMAPVLIRAGALNNAGDLLVSPDHRLFVYQRSDRIGAGHSEILVTARHLINGESVVRVEGGFVDYFQLLFDRHHIIYAEGIAAESLLLDPSTKPAVPGELLKKLATTRHGRRDDHGIDVQKNLLDRPDAIDLLRRASTR; from the coding sequence ATGGATGAGCTGGACCTGGACGATATCTACCAGCTCAGATCCGGCATCAGCGCCGACCGCCTGTCGCTGATGGCCCGGCTCGACAACAGCTTTGGCATCGCCGCCGACAGCGAAGCCGGCACCGCAGGCAACGCGCTGCACCTGGATTGCACCCTGTCCTTCATGTCGCCGGACGGGTCGACCACCGACATCCTGCTGCTGGTCGAAGTCGACCTGGACGGGCTGATCGTGGGCCTGCACCTGCTGCCGCTGGTGCCGCTGGTGGCCCAGACCGAATACACATTGCTGAAAACCAGCCGCGAATCGGCGCGGCGCAAATTTGCCGAACTGGCCTCGGTGTCCTTTACCCGCGGCACCCGCATCACCCTGGCGTCAGGGGCCCAGATCCCGATCGAAGAGCTGACCGTCGGCGACCGCGTGCTGACCCGCGACGATGGCGTGCAACCGATCCGCTGGATCGGCCAGAACACGGTGCGCGCCACCGGCGCCATGGCCCCGGTTCTGATCCGGGCCGGCGCGCTGAACAACGCCGGTGACCTGTTGGTCAGCCCCGACCACCGATTGTTCGTCTATCAACGCAGCGACCGCATCGGTGCGGGCCATTCCGAAATCCTGGTCACTGCCCGCCACCTGATCAACGGCGAGTCCGTTGTCCGCGTCGAAGGCGGCTTTGTCGATTACTTCCAGCTGCTGTTTGACCGTCACCACATCATCTACGCCGAAGGCATCGCCGCAGAATCCCTGCTGCTGGACCCGTCGACCAAACCCGCCGTCCCCGGCGAACTGCTGAAAAAGCTCGCCACGACCCGCCACGGGCGACGCGATGACCACGGGATCGACGTGCAAAAAAACCTGCTCGACCGCCCAGACGCCATCGACCTGCTGCGCCGCGCCTCGACGCGGTAA
- a CDS encoding ABC transporter ATP-binding protein yields MTPHSLSQPVPAPRLEIRNLVRHFEGRAVVDDVSLRIQAGQVTCLLGPSGCGKSTTLRMIAGVEMQDSGEIYVDGKLICDTVFRVPPERREIGLMFQDFALFPHLSVAENVAFGLNGPREEKRARVEELLERVHLTRFIDGYPHQLSGGEQQRVALARALAPRPRIMLMDEPFSGLDNRLRDGVRDETLSLLKEEDTAVLLVTHEPEEAMRMADEIALMRGGKIVQQGAPYNVYTRPVDRAAVAFFSDTNVLRSTVQGALAQTPFGQFLAPGVPDGTEVDIVFRPQHVRLDFDRQGGGPLPTPSDGVAARGVVTRARFLGHESLVEFRMDYDGSVLKATVPNVFLPEEGRVMWLTVRRNRCFVFPA; encoded by the coding sequence ATGACCCCACATTCTCTTTCGCAGCCTGTGCCGGCCCCGCGGTTGGAAATCCGCAATCTGGTGCGCCATTTCGAAGGGCGTGCGGTTGTGGATGACGTGTCATTGCGCATTCAGGCCGGGCAGGTGACCTGTCTGCTGGGGCCGTCAGGATGCGGGAAATCCACCACGTTGCGGATGATTGCCGGCGTCGAAATGCAGGATTCCGGCGAAATTTATGTGGATGGCAAGCTGATCTGCGACACGGTGTTCCGGGTGCCGCCCGAACGGCGCGAGATCGGGTTGATGTTCCAGGATTTTGCCCTGTTTCCACATCTGAGCGTGGCCGAAAATGTGGCCTTTGGGTTGAACGGTCCGCGCGAGGAGAAACGCGCCCGGGTTGAGGAGCTGTTGGAGCGGGTGCATCTGACCCGGTTCATCGATGGTTATCCGCATCAATTGTCGGGTGGGGAACAACAGCGGGTGGCATTGGCGCGGGCGCTGGCACCGCGGCCGCGGATCATGTTGATGGATGAACCGTTTTCTGGGCTGGACAACCGGCTGCGGGACGGGGTGCGCGACGAAACCCTGAGCCTGCTCAAGGAAGAAGACACCGCGGTTCTGCTGGTCACGCATGAACCCGAAGAGGCCATGCGCATGGCCGATGAAATCGCGCTGATGCGCGGCGGCAAGATCGTGCAGCAGGGCGCGCCCTATAATGTCTATACCCGCCCCGTTGATCGCGCGGCGGTGGCTTTTTTCAGTGATACCAACGTGTTGAGATCGACAGTTCAAGGGGCTTTGGCGCAGACCCCCTTTGGTCAGTTTCTGGCACCCGGCGTGCCGGATGGCACCGAGGTGGACATCGTGTTTCGCCCCCAGCATGTGCGCCTGGATTTCGACCGCCAGGGCGGCGGCCCGCTGCCCACGCCCAGCGATGGGGTTGCGGCGCGCGGCGTGGTGACACGGGCGCGGTTTCTGGGACATGAGAGCCTGGTTGAATTTCGCATGGATTACGACGGATCGGTGCTGAAGGCGACGGTTCCCAATGTGTTTCTGCCCGAAGAGGGGCGTGTGATGTGGTTGACCGTGCGGCGCAATCGCTGCTTTGTCTTCCCGGCCTGA
- a CDS encoding GNAT family N-acetyltransferase yields the protein MTDNFDIRVMGIRDVARAVDWAAAEGWNPGHQDAACFAWVDRAGFWGGWIGDEMVAAISVVNYDDGFAFLGFYMVAPQWRGRGLGLRLWQAALDHAGGRVVGLDGVVDQQDNYARSGFDLAWRNIRYGGVPRALNAGAEELTLEIVAAPDAALEALDRSVFPANRQGFWRDWLGAPGHLSIRARRGPETVAFGTLRPCRNGSKIGPLVATSHDAAQTVLARLLQDLPAGQEVFLDVPEPNAQAVALAHSLGLAPVFETARMYRGAAPDLDVTRIFGVTSFELG from the coding sequence ATGACAGACAATTTCGACATTCGGGTGATGGGCATCCGCGATGTGGCGCGCGCCGTGGATTGGGCGGCGGCCGAAGGCTGGAATCCGGGCCATCAGGATGCCGCCTGTTTCGCCTGGGTGGATCGGGCCGGGTTTTGGGGCGGCTGGATCGGGGACGAGATGGTCGCCGCGATTTCGGTGGTCAATTATGACGACGGGTTTGCCTTTCTCGGGTTCTACATGGTTGCGCCGCAGTGGCGCGGGCGCGGATTGGGCCTGCGGCTGTGGCAGGCGGCGCTGGACCATGCGGGCGGTCGGGTGGTCGGGCTGGACGGTGTCGTGGATCAGCAGGACAATTATGCGCGCTCCGGCTTTGATCTGGCGTGGCGCAATATCCGCTATGGCGGGGTGCCACGGGCGCTGAATGCCGGGGCGGAGGAATTGACGTTGGAGATCGTGGCGGCGCCCGATGCGGCGTTGGAAGCGTTGGATCGCAGCGTGTTTCCGGCGAACCGTCAGGGGTTCTGGCGAGATTGGCTGGGCGCACCGGGGCATCTGTCGATCCGGGCGCGGCGCGGGCCGGAAACGGTGGCGTTTGGCACCCTGCGCCCCTGTCGGAATGGGTCTAAGATCGGGCCGCTGGTGGCGACATCGCACGACGCAGCGCAAACCGTGCTGGCGCGGCTGTTGCAGGATCTGCCCGCCGGGCAGGAGGTGTTTCTGGATGTGCCGGAACCCAATGCGCAGGCGGTGGCGCTGGCGCACTCGTTGGGGTTAGCGCCGGTGTTTGAAACCGCGCGCATGTATCGCGGTGCCGCGCCGGATCTGGATGTGACCCGGATATTCGGGGTGACGTCGTTCGAATTGGGCTGA
- a CDS encoding glycosyltransferase family 2 protein, producing the protein MADPDLPLWGLSATIKADTVDILNFAAHHLDLGAHRLYLYLDAPDDRAFALLKAHPKIRVQLRDDAFWISKKGRVPPKHQSRQSLNATHAYRRKVEVDWLIHMDVDEFLWPNETTLAHHLATLGPEIKCARVRPIESLAGDGSVYKGFMPPDGRRNAITHRIYPNFGRQVRCGFLSHVEGKLLVRTGLPDVTVKIHNIQQDDTMNPDAAELAQVDLCHQHARDWDDWLSHYKYRLSKGSYRSELAPARDPELGGMTLNALLKLIEDDQGEAGLRAFYDELCADTPDLRARLDAEGLLRIRPLRLAEKRQKQFPDFS; encoded by the coding sequence ATGGCTGACCCCGATCTGCCCCTCTGGGGCCTGAGCGCCACCATCAAGGCCGACACGGTCGACATTCTGAATTTCGCAGCCCACCACCTCGATTTGGGCGCACACCGGCTGTACCTCTATCTGGATGCCCCTGATGACCGGGCCTTTGCCCTCCTCAAGGCCCATCCAAAGATCCGGGTCCAGCTGCGCGACGACGCATTCTGGATCAGCAAAAAAGGCAGGGTCCCCCCCAAACATCAATCCCGCCAGAGCCTGAATGCCACGCATGCCTATCGCCGCAAGGTCGAGGTCGATTGGCTGATCCACATGGATGTGGATGAATTCCTGTGGCCCAATGAAACCACTCTGGCACACCATCTGGCCACGCTCGGACCCGAAATCAAATGCGCCCGCGTCCGTCCCATCGAATCGCTGGCCGGGGACGGCAGCGTGTACAAAGGGTTCATGCCCCCGGATGGGCGTCGCAATGCCATCACCCACCGGATTTACCCGAACTTTGGACGTCAGGTGAGATGCGGCTTTCTCAGCCACGTCGAAGGCAAGCTACTGGTGCGGACCGGCCTGCCGGATGTCACGGTCAAGATCCACAATATCCAACAGGACGACACCATGAACCCCGATGCGGCCGAACTGGCTCAGGTCGATCTGTGCCATCAACACGCCCGTGATTGGGACGATTGGCTGTCCCACTATAAATACCGACTGTCCAAGGGCTCTTATAGATCCGAACTGGCTCCGGCGCGGGATCCGGAACTGGGCGGGATGACTCTCAACGCGCTGCTGAAGCTGATCGAAGACGATCAGGGAGAAGCCGGTCTGCGCGCCTTTTATGACGAGTTGTGCGCCGACACCCCCGACCTGAGAGCCCGGTTGGACGCCGAGGGATTGCTGAGGATTCGCCCCCTGCGCCTGGCTGAAAAACGACAGAAACAATTTCCCGATTTTAGTTGA
- a CDS encoding DEAD/DEAH box helicase — MTKFSDLNLNPKVLKAIDEAGYETPTPIQAGAIPSALEGRDVLGIAQTGTGKTASFTLPMITMLARGRARARMPRSLVLCPTRELAAQVAENFDTYAKHLKLTKALLIGGVSFKEQDLLIDRGVDVLIATPGRLLDHFERGKLLLTGVQIMVVDEADRMLDMGFIPDIERIFSLTPFTRQTLFFSATMAPEIERITNTFLSAPARVEVARQATASETIEQSVVMFKPSRRDREGSEKRSVLRAIIDGEGDKCTNAIIFCNRKTDVDICAKSLKKYGYNASPIHGDLDQSQRTKTLDGFRDGTVRLLIASDVAARGLDVPAVSHVINFDVPGHPEDYVHRIGRTGRAGREGKAITICSSRDEKALDAVESLIQKQITRMENPVKKATPDPRPAAADSKSEPRQPASRSADKKPASTRRGKPAAKPADLPERQERPQSQSQSQSQSQNQSRGRSRRDDNKTVVGMGDHLPSFIALSFEERRAG; from the coding sequence ATGACGAAATTTTCTGACCTAAACCTGAACCCCAAGGTTCTCAAAGCCATTGACGAAGCCGGGTACGAAACACCGACCCCCATTCAGGCCGGAGCGATTCCCTCCGCGCTCGAAGGCAGGGACGTGCTGGGCATTGCCCAGACCGGTACCGGCAAGACGGCCAGCTTCACGCTGCCGATGATCACGATGCTGGCCCGTGGCCGGGCTCGGGCGCGGATGCCACGCAGCCTGGTGCTGTGTCCCACACGGGAATTGGCCGCACAGGTCGCCGAGAACTTTGACACCTATGCCAAACACCTCAAGCTGACCAAGGCGCTGTTGATCGGGGGCGTTTCGTTCAAGGAACAGGATCTGCTGATCGACCGTGGCGTCGACGTGCTGATCGCCACTCCTGGCCGTCTTCTGGACCATTTCGAACGTGGCAAACTGTTGCTCACCGGCGTGCAGATCATGGTTGTCGACGAAGCCGACCGGATGCTGGATATGGGGTTCATCCCTGACATCGAACGAATCTTTTCGCTGACCCCGTTCACCCGCCAGACGCTGTTCTTCTCGGCAACGATGGCACCGGAAATCGAACGGATCACCAACACCTTCCTGTCGGCCCCGGCCCGGGTCGAAGTCGCCCGTCAGGCCACCGCCTCCGAGACCATCGAACAGAGCGTGGTGATGTTCAAACCCAGCCGCCGCGACCGCGAAGGCAGCGAAAAGCGCAGCGTCCTGCGCGCGATCATTGATGGCGAAGGCGACAAATGCACCAATGCGATCATCTTCTGCAATCGCAAGACTGATGTCGATATCTGCGCAAAATCGCTCAAGAAATATGGGTATAATGCCTCGCCTATCCATGGCGATCTGGACCAATCGCAACGCACCAAGACGCTCGACGGGTTCCGCGATGGTACGGTCCGCCTGCTGATCGCCTCTGATGTTGCCGCGCGCGGGCTTGACGTGCCAGCCGTCAGCCATGTGATCAATTTCGATGTCCCCGGCCACCCCGAAGATTATGTGCACCGGATCGGGCGCACGGGACGCGCCGGACGGGAAGGCAAAGCCATCACCATCTGCTCGTCGCGTGATGAAAAGGCGCTGGACGCGGTGGAAAGCCTGATTCAGAAGCAAATCACCCGCATGGAAAACCCGGTGAAAAAGGCGACCCCGGATCCGCGCCCTGCCGCAGCAGACAGCAAATCCGAACCCCGCCAACCCGCGTCCCGGTCCGCCGACAAGAAACCGGCCTCGACGCGCCGCGGAAAACCGGCCGCCAAACCCGCCGACCTTCCCGAGCGTCAGGAACGGCCTCAAAGCCAGAGCCAGAGCCAGAGCCAAAGCCAGAACCAAAGCCGCGGCCGGTCACGCCGGGACGACAACAAAACCGTTGTCGGCATGGGCGATCACCTGCCCAGCTTCATCGCTCTCAGCTTTGAGGAACGCCGCGCCGGCTGA
- a CDS encoding SDR family oxidoreductase has product MDLGISGKRALVCASSKGLGLGCAEALADAGVDLVMNARGSAALEESAQKIRDTYGVDVVTVAADVTTPDGQARVLEAAKDVDILVTNAGGPPPGMWTDWDRDDFIQALDANMLAPIALIKALVPGMMARGWGRVVNITSVSVKAPIGVLGLSNSARAGLTGYVAGTARQVAGSGVTINNLQPGIHATDRAVSLDGGAAQAQGISIEQAKVNRCATIPAGRYGTREEFGATCAFMCSQLAGFMVGQNILLDGGATNSTM; this is encoded by the coding sequence ATGGATCTGGGAATTTCCGGGAAACGGGCGCTGGTCTGTGCGTCCAGCAAGGGGCTGGGGCTGGGCTGTGCCGAGGCGCTGGCCGATGCGGGCGTGGATCTGGTGATGAATGCGCGGGGCAGCGCGGCGCTGGAGGAATCGGCGCAGAAGATTCGCGACACCTATGGGGTCGACGTGGTGACGGTGGCCGCCGATGTGACCACACCCGACGGGCAGGCCAGGGTGCTGGAGGCCGCCAAAGACGTGGACATTCTGGTGACCAATGCGGGCGGGCCGCCTCCGGGGATGTGGACCGATTGGGACCGCGACGATTTCATTCAGGCGCTGGATGCCAACATGCTGGCCCCGATTGCGTTGATCAAGGCATTGGTGCCGGGCATGATGGCACGTGGCTGGGGCCGGGTGGTCAATATCACTTCGGTGTCGGTCAAGGCCCCCATCGGGGTGCTGGGCCTGTCCAATTCGGCCCGCGCCGGGTTGACCGGCTATGTTGCGGGCACCGCGCGCCAGGTCGCCGGATCCGGCGTGACGATCAACAACCTGCAACCGGGCATCCATGCCACGGATCGGGCGGTGTCGCTGGATGGCGGCGCAGCACAGGCCCAGGGGATTTCGATCGAACAGGCCAAGGTGAACCGCTGTGCCACCATTCCGGCGGGCCGCTATGGCACCCGCGAGGAATTTGGCGCGACCTGTGCGTTCATGTGTTCCCAGCTTGCTGGATTCATGGTCGGGCAAAACATCCTGTTGGATGGCGGTGCCACCAATTCGACAATGTAA
- a CDS encoding YafY family transcriptional regulator, whose protein sequence is MRRTDRLFDIIQILRDGQLHRAKDIAARLEVSVRTIYRDMDTLVASGVPVEGERGVGYMVREQITLPPLNLTPEELEALNLGMAIVAEAADPDLKSAALSLSDKIDAVLPTQTIAEADAWKFAVYPFADAARGFAHMATLRAAIKSRQKLHLNYRRIDGTLTSRTIRPLHMEYWGRVWTLTAWCESRNDFRVFRVDLIEQADALPELFVDEPGKRLIDYEPDHG, encoded by the coding sequence ATGCGCCGCACCGACCGCCTTTTTGACATCATCCAGATCCTGCGCGACGGACAGTTGCACCGGGCCAAGGATATCGCCGCGCGGCTCGAAGTGTCGGTGCGCACCATCTATCGCGACATGGACACGCTGGTCGCCTCGGGTGTGCCGGTCGAAGGCGAACGTGGTGTCGGTTATATGGTGCGCGAACAGATCACCCTGCCGCCGCTGAACCTGACCCCCGAAGAGCTGGAGGCGCTGAATCTGGGCATGGCCATCGTCGCCGAGGCCGCCGATCCCGATCTCAAATCCGCCGCCCTATCGCTCAGCGACAAGATCGACGCCGTCTTGCCGACCCAGACCATCGCCGAAGCGGACGCGTGGAAATTCGCCGTCTACCCCTTTGCCGATGCGGCGCGCGGCTTTGCCCATATGGCGACCCTGCGCGCGGCGATCAAATCCCGCCAGAAACTGCACCTTAACTATCGCCGCATCGACGGCACCCTGACCAGCCGCACCATCCGTCCGTTGCATATGGAATATTGGGGGCGGGTCTGGACGCTGACCGCGTGGTGCGAATCCCGCAATGATTTCCGCGTCTTCCGCGTCGATCTGATCGAACAGGCCGACGCGCTGCCGGAACTGTTCGTGGATGAACCGGGCAAACGGCTCATCGACTATGAACCGGATCACGGCTGA
- a CDS encoding peptide chain release factor 3, whose protein sequence is MLDTASNRPELPPEIARRRTFAIISHPDAGKTTLTEKFLLYGGAIQMAGQVRAKGEARRTRSDFMQMEKDRGISVSASAMSFDYNGLRFNLVDTPGHSDFSEDTYRTLTAVDAAIMVIDGAKGVESQTQKLFEVCRLRDLPILTFCNKMDRESRDVFEIIDEIQEMLAIDVTPASWPIGVGRDFVGCYDILRDRLELMDRADRNKVAESIEINGLDDPNLAKYVPEHLLDKLVEDLEMARELLPKLDPQAVLEGHMTPIWFGSAINSFGVKELMDGIGNYGPLPQVQSAQPRSIAPEEKKVAGFVFKVQANMDPKHRDRVAFVRLASGHFKRGMKLNHVRTKKPMAISNPVLFLASDRELAEEAWAGDIIGIPNHGQLRIGDTLTEGEPLRVTGIPSFAPELLQGVRAGDPMKSKHLEKALMQFAEEGAAKVFKPSIGSGFIVGVVGALQFEVLASRIEMEYGLPVRFEASQFTSARWVSGDKAAVDKLVNANKQHIANDHDGDIVYLTRLQWDIDRVVRDYPDVKLTATKEMMV, encoded by the coding sequence ATGTTGGACACCGCCTCAAACCGCCCCGAATTGCCGCCCGAGATTGCGCGCCGCCGTACCTTTGCGATCATCTCGCACCCGGACGCGGGCAAGACCACATTGACCGAAAAATTCCTGCTTTACGGGGGGGCCATCCAGATGGCCGGTCAGGTGCGCGCCAAAGGCGAAGCCCGCCGCACACGCTCTGACTTCATGCAGATGGAAAAAGACCGCGGGATTTCGGTTTCCGCCTCAGCAATGTCGTTTGATTACAACGGTTTGCGGTTCAACCTGGTGGACACACCCGGCCACAGCGACTTCTCCGAAGACACCTATCGCACGCTGACGGCCGTGGATGCGGCCATCATGGTGATCGACGGGGCCAAAGGTGTGGAAAGCCAGACCCAGAAGCTGTTCGAAGTCTGCCGGCTGCGCGACCTGCCGATCCTGACGTTCTGTAACAAGATGGACCGTGAAAGCCGGGACGTTTTTGAAATCATTGACGAAATTCAGGAGATGCTGGCCATCGACGTGACCCCGGCCAGCTGGCCCATCGGGGTCGGACGCGATTTTGTCGGCTGTTATGACATCCTGCGCGACCGGCTTGAACTCATGGACCGCGCCGACCGGAACAAGGTCGCGGAATCCATCGAAATCAACGGGTTGGACGATCCCAACCTGGCCAAATACGTGCCCGAACACCTGCTGGACAAACTGGTCGAGGACCTGGAAATGGCGCGCGAACTGCTGCCAAAGCTGGACCCGCAGGCGGTGCTCGAAGGGCATATGACCCCGATCTGGTTCGGTTCGGCGATCAATTCCTTTGGTGTCAAAGAGTTGATGGACGGCATCGGCAACTACGGCCCCCTGCCCCAGGTCCAATCTGCGCAGCCCCGCAGCATCGCACCTGAAGAGAAAAAGGTCGCAGGTTTTGTGTTCAAGGTTCAGGCCAACATGGACCCCAAACACCGCGACCGGGTGGCCTTTGTCCGCCTTGCCTCGGGGCATTTCAAACGCGGCATGAAATTGAACCATGTGCGCACCAAAAAACCCATGGCGATCTCGAATCCGGTGCTGTTTCTGGCCTCGGACCGGGAACTGGCCGAAGAGGCCTGGGCCGGTGACATCATCGGCATTCCCAACCACGGCCAGCTGCGCATTGGCGATACGTTAACCGAAGGGGAACCTTTACGTGTTACTGGTATTCCCAGCTTTGCGCCCGAGCTGCTGCAAGGTGTCCGCGCCGGTGATCCGATGAAGTCCAAGCACCTGGAAAAGGCGCTGATGCAATTTGCCGAAGAAGGCGCGGCCAAAGTGTTCAAACCGTCCATCGGCTCCGGCTTTATCGTCGGGGTTGTTGGCGCGTTGCAATTCGAAGTGCTGGCCAGCCGGATCGAAATGGAATACGGCCTGCCCGTCCGTTTTGAGGCGTCACAGTTCACCAGCGCCCGTTGGGTCAGCGGCGACAAGGCGGCCGTGGACAAATTGGTCAACGCCAACAAACAGCATATCGCCAATGATCACGATGGCGACATTGTGTATCTGACCCGCCTGCAATGGGACATCGACCGGGTTGTGCGCGACTATCCGGACGTGAAACTGACCGCGACCAAGGAAATGATGGTGTGA